TTTCTTCCTCTCTTCACACTGGAGGGAGTGGAGGGAAAGATGTTTTCCCCCATGGCGCTTACAATCACCTTTGCACTTCTCGGGTCAATCCTTGCGGCGCTTGCATTGACGCCCGTTCTTGCATCCTTCCTCCTTTGCCCGGACCGCGAAAGGAGCGGACGCCTTATTCAAATCCTTTCCTCCCTCTATCGGGATCTGCTGGAAAAAACGCTCACCCGTAAAATTCCGGTCATAGGGATTTCCCTTCTCGCCCTTGTGGCCTCCCTGATCCTTCTCGGGAATCTGGGTACGGAGTTTATCCCCGTCCTGGAGGAGGGCGTTATACAAATCAACGTTACGATGAGCCCTTCGATCTCTCTGGAGGAAGCGACCCGGGTGATCTCTGCCATGCAGAAGGACATCAAGAGCCTCCCGGAAATAGAAAGCACGGTGTCCAAGATTGGACGCCCTGAGACGGGAAGTCACCCCCATCCTGTAAATTTCGGTATGATCCAGGCCGTGTTAAAGCCCGAGCACGAATGGCGTCACCATCTTCAAAAGAGAGATCTCGTGCGGGAAATCGGAGAACGGTTATCTTCCTTTCCCGGTGTTCAGCTGAATTTCACCCAGCCGATTCAAAACCTCTTTGATGAGCTCCTTTCCGGGGTTCGGACTCAGCTTGCGATCAAGATATACGGGGAAGACCTTGGGGAGCTGAAATCAATTGCCGGTGAAGTGAGAGAGGCCATTGAGACGGTTCCGGGACTCGTAGATCTGGCGGTCGAGCAGAACGCGGGTCAACCGCAGGTTCAGGTGGTCGCAGATCGGGAAGCCTGTGCACGGTACGGTGTTCGTGTCTCTCAGATTCTGGAACTGGTTGAAATGGCGGTGGGAGGGGAAGTTGTTGACGAACTCTATCTGAATACAAGGCGGTACGGGATTTTTGTCCGATACAAGAAATCTCACCGGGACACGCCCGAAGCTATTCGTAATCTTCTTCTTTCCACATCAACCGGAGTCATGGTCCCCCTTTCTCAGGTTGCCGAGGTTCGGGAGGTTACGGGTCCCATTCAGATTAACCGGGAAAGAAACCATAGACGATGGACCGTCACCGCAAACGTGCGCGGGAGGGATATGGGAAGTGTGGTGAAGGAGCTTCAGGCCAGGATTCAGCAGCGTGTGACCCTGCCCCCCGGTGCAGTCCTGGAAATCGGCGGTCAATTTGAAAATCAGAGAAGAGCCATGCGAAGGTTGAGCCTGATCGTACCGCTCACTCTTTTCCTGATCGTTCTGATGCTCTACCTATCCCTGGGCACGGTACGGGAGGCTCTTCTGATCTTTATCAATGTACCGCTGGCCCTGATCGGAGGTGTGCTGGGACTTGTCCTTGCGGGTGAATATCTATCTGTCCCTTCGTCCGTGGGCTTTATTGCTCTGTTTGGTATTGCCGTTCAAAACGGGTTGATTCTTGTTTCCACGATTCGCCAGAGTTATCGGGAAGGAATGGATCTCCACCAGGCGGTTGTAGAAGGATCAGTTCTCCGTCTCCGCCCGGTCCTCATGACGGCGCTGACCACGATGCTGGGGCTTATTCCTCTGCTTGTGGCAACGGGAGTCGGATCTGAAGTTCAAAGACCCCTGGCCGCCGTCGTTGTTTTTGGACTGGTTTCCTCCACGTTTCTGACGTTATTCCTTCTCCCGGCGCTCTATCCCTGGTTTGCTCATGGAAGGGAGACGCCAGCCTCTCCATGCATGGAGGAACCTGGGCCATGAAAAGCGAACGCAGCGTTTCCTCGTCGAATCGATGGAAGGCCCCATCCCGGCCGGTGCCCCACCTGTCCCCTTCGGGAAGAATTCGAATTGCCCTCCTGATTAATTTCGTGTTTCTCTTTATCGAGATTGCGGGCGGGCTGATGTCCGGCAGCCTGGCTCTTCTTGCCGATGCGGGTCACATGATGACGGATGTGGCTGCACTGCTCCTCGCTCTCTTTGTGGATCACCTTTCACGAAGGCCTCCGACCACACGCCGGACCTACGGCCTTCTCCGTGCTGAAGTCCTGGGTGCCTTTATCAATGCCGGGACGATGTTTTTTATCGTTGCCTTCATTCTTCACGAAGCCTGGGTGCGCATGGGTCATGATCTCGTTATCAACGCACCATTAATGCTCGGGGTCGCCTTACTCGGCCTGCTTGCCAACATGGCCAGCGCCATCGTACTGCATGGCGGGAAGAGCCAGAATGTGAATGTGCGCGGGGCCTATCTCCATATGATGGGGGATGTACTGGGATCGCTTGCCGCCATCGTTGCGGGCGGGGTGATCTGGCTGACCGGCTGGATTCCTATTGATCTGATCGTAAGCCTTCTTGTCAGCCTGCTGATTGCCGTCAGCACCTGGCGGCTCTTTACGGAGACGGTGAACATTCTCATGGAGTCGGCCCCGGACAACATCAAGTATCGGGAAGTCAAGGAGGCCATGGAACGTCTTTCCCAGGTTCAGGAGGTTCACGACCTTCACATCTGGACTCTGACTACGGGTGTTCCCGTCCTTACCTGTCATGTTGTAATCCTGAGGGAGTTCGACGATCCCCTGTGCTGGGAATCATGCCGTTTGGCCCTTGAGGACCTGCTGCGCTCTAGGTTTGGTATTGACCATACGACACTTCAGTTTGAGCGTGCATCCTGTCAGAGAGAGTGCGGGGTTGGCTGATTCCCGCGTGAATCGACCCTTAATTCCGGAAAAGGTTTACGGTTCTCCGAATCGATTTCGAAGAGTCTGTACAAATACCCGGTCGGCTCGAATAGAACCCATTTCCAGGATAGAGTACCCCCTCTTCCATGCAACAAAGAAGAGCCAGGCAAGGGCGGCCATCGTAAGAGCGATATTGGGCCAGGCATTCAGGGCCCACTGACCTGACCACTCCACCGTCGAATCGGGGATGGGCCAGAGGTAGGGGATCCCCCAGTTCGAGCCGTCGGGGCCGCCGCTTCCGAGAAGATCGCAGAGAAAGTGGAGGTGGACGACACCGAAGGCTGCAAGCGCCGCCCGCAGTCTTCTCCCGCACCAGAGGTAGACGCCAAGACTCAGAAAAAGAGCCGCCCACAACGTGTGGCCAAAGGTGTGGTGGATCAAGCTGTAAACGGGAAATTTATCTTTAAAGAGGATTTCCAGGGGTGCTCCCAGGCCGTCCAGATCCGGAAGAATGCCCGACAGCGTGACGGCCACACGCTCCCTTCGGGTATGAAAGAAACCGGAGGCGATATCGTAACTGACCAGGGCATGGGTGATGGTGTTCATACGTTTCAGGACCACTCTACCACAGGAGTGGAACGACAACGTTCACGAAACGGAACTAATAGGTTTGAATTGACTCGTTTTCACCCACCCAGGAGAGGAACCCTTCCGGGTCGGATTCCATTAAAGCCACGACCCTGTTTCTGATTTTGTCATAGAGAGGCGGAGAATCAAGAAGTTCATCGATGGATCGTCCCTCTTTCCGAAGAAGATAGGTGGCGCAGGCTCTTCGCAGATAGCCATGGGTCAGCGAAGAAGGAATCGATCGTCTACCGAGAATCCCTTCCAGGGCTTCCCGGGCCGGCAGAATCGAATCGCGGGCGATGTAATCGCACAGGCCCTCTCTGAGCCAGACGGGAAGATCGTGCTCCTGGAAAAACCCCACCCTGTGCTGAATAAGCCGGTGGGCGATTTCATGGACGATAGACCCGCTCAGAGTTCTTGCCCTGGAGGGATCATGTCCCAGCCTCCTGGCAAAGGCCAGGTCCCGTTCCACATCTCCCTCGGTGATAAAGATGTCCCCGGTCAGGGGGACACATCCAAAGTGCTTATCACGGAGAAAAAGATGTTTCATCAGGGATAGGCTTTGACAAAGATAGACGTCATGTTGAAGGCCCGGATCTGGGATCTCACTTTTCTCAAGGAGCTCATGAATGCGGGTCGTGACTTGATGGATGGAGGGGGGGCAGGGGTTGCGTGGAATGGATCGATAGAGATCCATCCTGGTAGCTGTAAGGGAAGAGGGGTCCGGGGAATGCCACCAGAAAGGCCTGGCTGAGAACCAGAGACACAGAGGTCAGAAGTATAATTTTGACTGATCGTTTTAGCCAGGCCGGAACGTCCACAAGGTCTAATACGGCTTGTAGTGCGGGTAAGTTTATGTTCGGAAATCAGAAACTGTGAATCTGGTTGAGTCCCTTTTTTCGCTCTTTCCAGTCGGGCAGAAGGGTTCCAAGCAGGTGATAGAAAGCCCTGGAGTGACCTGAATGCTTTAAATGGCAAATCTCGTGGACGACGACGTATTCCACGCAGGAGAGGGGGGCGCGGATCAGGTGGGTATTGAAGAGGATCGATCGCGTACGTGCGTTACAGCTTCCCCAGCGGGCCTTCATTCTGCGCATCTTTACGGTCGGTCGGGCGGTGGCGGCGGGCTCCAGGCGGGGATACCATTGATCCACGAGATCGTTGAGGATTTCCTCTGCCCGTGCGCGGTACCAGTCCATGAGCACCCTCTCCGTTTTCTCCAGTGTGACCGTCCCCCGGAGATGAATGGTAATCACTCCGTCTTCCTGCTGAACACCGTTTCGGGCCCCCTGCACGATCTTGAGACGATGGGGGAGTCCAAGATAGGTGTGAGTTTCCCCATCCCGGTAGCCGGGAAGGGAAGGCAGAGTAGCCAGACGCTGAAACTGCCGGGCGAGCCAGGGCTTCTGCTGCAGTGTCCATCCGATGGCAACTTCCCGGGAGATCCTCATCGGGATAGCCAGAGTGACTCTGCCGTCGGTGTGAACCCGAAGACCCATGGTTCGCCGGGATCTGCGCTGCAGAGAGATGGAGATTTCATGCTGATCAAGCTGAATGGTGAAGGGTTCCAGGAGGTGAGTCTTTCGGCGCACGGGACTATTATCGGAGATTGAACCGGATTGGACAAGGACCAAGAATACAGTACATGCTTACAAAGGGATTACCGGTAGTTCGTCACTTTCGAACCCGGGACTTCATGGCGAAGGATCGATCATCGATGGCTCTCATCGTTGCCAGAATCCCGTCCAGGTGATCACATTCATGCTGAAGAAGTTCGGAAAGGTCTCCCCCGGCATCAATTTCACGAAGGTTCCATGCCGGATCCCGGTATCGAACCCGGCACCGTCGAAACCGTCGTACCCGGACCAGAAGATCGGGAAAGGAGAGACAGTCATCCCAGAGTTCCATCATCTCATCTCCCAGAGGCGTAAGCTCCGGGTTGATCAGCACATGAGAGCCTTCGGTTTCCATGACGATCAACCGCTTCATGAGACCGATCTGAGGTGCGGCAATGGCGCGGCCTGCCCCTGTCCGTGTGCGGAAATCCAGTAATGTGTCCCGAAGGTCCTGGATGATCGGTGTGAGGGAAGGAAGATCCTCCCGCGTCACGGGACGGGAGAGTTCGTGAAGCCTCGGATTCCCCAAAAGAAGAACCTCTCTAATCGACATCGGGTACACACCGATCCCGTGGTTGGGACTGCTGATCCCATACTTTATTGCCCGCTACATCTTTCAATACATGCCTCTACTTTGTCGCTAAGACGGTCTAACTTTCTTTGGAGCCGTGAATTATCTTCGTGGTTGGCAGCCGCGGCGATGTGGCCGGCCAGGTGTTCGATGTCGTCGAGCGTCATGCGTATCCGGACCTTCGATCCCTTCACTTCCCCTATCAGCTTGTCCCTGTCTTCATAGAAGGTGTGGCTGGTGATAAGATCAATCTCCGCGGGTGTCAGCAGAAGCGACAAGACCTTATTCGTCATGTGGGTTCTCCGGTTGTCTTTCCCAGGAATCCAGGATGTCGTCCACCCTGTCCCGTACTTCGAGGCGGGCAAATTCATGACCATAGCCCTGAGCGAGCAGGTCGTCGTAGTTGGTCGAACGGTGACGGACATGGGCGACCACGGCAAGACGAACGGCTTCTTCGTCTAGTCTCTTTGCTGAAGCCGAACGGCCCACCCTGCCGCTGTACTTCAGGCAGGCGTGGTTTGCGATGGTCTTTTCCACTCCTTCTGGCGCACTGGGAAAGATCTCACGCACCTGTTGGGTGAACAAAGCGATGTAGGATCGATCCTCCTCCCTCCGGCGGATTGCAGCGCGTTCCCGTTTCCGGGTACGGGCTTCTTCATCCTCAAGACACTCCTTCTCTGCCCTGTGAAGGGCCTCTTCTTCCACGAGTACACCCTGTCGCTCATACTGGCGTCGTGTCTTGCTCCACTTCACGACCACAGCGTCCAGAATGGAGTGCTTTCGGGACCGTCGCGTAAGGACAACGTTGCCGCGGTGCAGGTAGACAAGGTGTTCCAGGTCGGCGCAGGAAAGGCAGAGGGCCTTCTTTTCAGGTGTCATAGTGATCCAGGAGCCCTTTTCCAGTACTTCCCCGCAGTCATCGCACCTTGATTCTTTGGAGGTGGTGATATAGACGACGATATCTTTCTTCTTTTTTTTCACTCTGATTCTTTTTCCTTATTCAACCCTTTCTCAACCGCTCTGCAACAAAGGTGTTGAAAAGCTTCAGAGCCCGGTCGGCGGTCCGGAATGTCGGAATTCCGG
The Thermoanaerobaculia bacterium genome window above contains:
- a CDS encoding peptide deformylase, encoding MSIREVLLLGNPRLHELSRPVTREDLPSLTPIIQDLRDTLLDFRTRTGAGRAIAAPQIGLMKRLIVMETEGSHVLINPELTPLGDEMMELWDDCLSFPDLLVRVRRFRRCRVRYRDPAWNLREIDAGGDLSELLQHECDHLDGILATMRAIDDRSFAMKSRVRK
- a CDS encoding cation diffusion facilitator family transporter, which gives rise to MKSERSVSSSNRWKAPSRPVPHLSPSGRIRIALLINFVFLFIEIAGGLMSGSLALLADAGHMMTDVAALLLALFVDHLSRRPPTTRRTYGLLRAEVLGAFINAGTMFFIVAFILHEAWVRMGHDLVINAPLMLGVALLGLLANMASAIVLHGGKSQNVNVRGAYLHMMGDVLGSLAAIVAGGVIWLTGWIPIDLIVSLLVSLLIAVSTWRLFTETVNILMESAPDNIKYREVKEAMERLSQVQEVHDLHIWTLTTGVPVLTCHVVILREFDDPLCWESCRLALEDLLRSRFGIDHTTLQFERASCQRECGVG
- a CDS encoding metal-dependent hydrolase, whose translation is MNTITHALVSYDIASGFFHTRRERVAVTLSGILPDLDGLGAPLEILFKDKFPVYSLIHHTFGHTLWAALFLSLGVYLWCGRRLRAALAAFGVVHLHFLCDLLGSGGPDGSNWGIPYLWPIPDSTVEWSGQWALNAWPNIALTMAALAWLFFVAWKRGYSILEMGSIRADRVFVQTLRNRFGEP
- a CDS encoding DUF2293 domain-containing protein, encoding MKKKKKDIVVYITTSKESRCDDCGEVLEKGSWITMTPEKKALCLSCADLEHLVYLHRGNVVLTRRSRKHSILDAVVVKWSKTRRQYERQGVLVEEEALHRAEKECLEDEEARTRKRERAAIRRREEDRSYIALFTQQVREIFPSAPEGVEKTIANHACLKYSGRVGRSASAKRLDEEAVRLAVVAHVRHRSTNYDDLLAQGYGHEFARLEVRDRVDDILDSWERQPENPHDE
- a CDS encoding SprT family zinc-dependent metalloprotease, whose amino-acid sequence is MRRKTHLLEPFTIQLDQHEISISLQRRSRRTMGLRVHTDGRVTLAIPMRISREVAIGWTLQQKPWLARQFQRLATLPSLPGYRDGETHTYLGLPHRLKIVQGARNGVQQEDGVITIHLRGTVTLEKTERVLMDWYRARAEEILNDLVDQWYPRLEPAATARPTVKMRRMKARWGSCNARTRSILFNTHLIRAPLSCVEYVVVHEICHLKHSGHSRAFYHLLGTLLPDWKERKKGLNQIHSF
- a CDS encoding CusA/CzcA family heavy metal efflux RND transporter — encoded protein: MTDAYFSWILRNRVLVLFLLAAVMVAGAIQFTRLPTDAFPDISPVMVPIFVEAHGMAPEEVERLITQPIESAMNGLPGVKELKSTSAFGMSVIYVYFEDGLDIYFCRQIVSGRLSGALSDLPDLHEPPSLGPISTGLGEIYMYYLTLDEGADTEGKDKQTYLREVNDWIVKRQIQMVPGITDILSMGGYVLQYAIEVNPRDLHRYKLDLDDIVDAVVSNNDNVGGQFLVLGVEEYLVRGIGLAETREDLRNIQVKVVEGTPIRIGDVAEVKFGREERRGVVVLNGEEEIVAGIVLKLYGENTSEVIDRLSRKMPEVIEALPPGVHLVPYYNQSRLVHHAVTTVRNAMALGGLLVLLSLFFFLGRLRTALIVAISIPFCAFFAFLLMGWAGLSANLMSLGGIAIAIGMLGDGSIVMVENISRLYSRKEREKRLTRSECLLQAAREVSRPILFSIVTIILVFLPLFTLEGVEGKMFSPMALTITFALLGSILAALALTPVLASFLLCPDRERSGRLIQILSSLYRDLLEKTLTRKIPVIGISLLALVASLILLGNLGTEFIPVLEEGVIQINVTMSPSISLEEATRVISAMQKDIKSLPEIESTVSKIGRPETGSHPHPVNFGMIQAVLKPEHEWRHHLQKRDLVREIGERLSSFPGVQLNFTQPIQNLFDELLSGVRTQLAIKIYGEDLGELKSIAGEVREAIETVPGLVDLAVEQNAGQPQVQVVADREACARYGVRVSQILELVEMAVGGEVVDELYLNTRRYGIFVRYKKSHRDTPEAIRNLLLSTSTGVMVPLSQVAEVREVTGPIQINRERNHRRWTVTANVRGRDMGSVVKELQARIQQRVTLPPGAVLEIGGQFENQRRAMRRLSLIVPLTLFLIVLMLYLSLGTVREALLIFINVPLALIGGVLGLVLAGEYLSVPSSVGFIALFGIAVQNGLILVSTIRQSYREGMDLHQAVVEGSVLRLRPVLMTALTTMLGLIPLLVATGVGSEVQRPLAAVVVFGLVSSTFLTLFLLPALYPWFAHGRETPASPCMEEPGP